A single genomic interval of Rubripirellula reticaptiva harbors:
- a CDS encoding AGE family epimerase/isomerase: MNDARRDELIAIYRDGLLRDTLPFWIKHCVDRQYGGFMMSLDRDGTVLDTDKGVWQQGRFTWLLGELYNNVEPRDEWLELAKHGARFLDEHCFDPTDGRMWFHVTREGQPIRKRRYAFSESFAAIAYGELFKATGDEQYADKAKRTFQRFIDHNLNPQGVEPKLTSIRPTRGIGFPMITIATAQELRQSIGLLDANEWIDRSLDDIRRFHIKVDLQCVMETVSPTGEIIDHFDGRTLNPGHAIEGAWFIMHEGKLRRDASLIQTGCQMLDWMWQRGWDEECGGVLYFVDLNGLPVQEYWHDMKFWWPQNETIVATLLAYELTGDKKYADWHRLVHDWAYAHFPYKEFGEWFGYLHRDGRISSRLKGNLWKGPFHMPRMQLTCWQLLAATSK, translated from the coding sequence ATGAATGATGCACGCCGAGACGAATTGATTGCGATTTATCGTGATGGGCTGCTGCGTGACACGCTGCCGTTTTGGATCAAGCACTGCGTGGATCGCCAGTACGGAGGCTTCATGATGTCGCTGGACCGTGACGGAACTGTGCTCGACACTGATAAAGGCGTCTGGCAACAAGGCCGATTCACTTGGTTGCTGGGCGAATTGTACAACAACGTCGAGCCACGTGACGAATGGCTGGAACTAGCGAAACACGGCGCTCGGTTTCTCGACGAACATTGCTTCGATCCGACCGACGGACGCATGTGGTTTCACGTCACTCGAGAAGGGCAACCGATCCGGAAACGCCGCTACGCATTCTCCGAGAGTTTCGCTGCAATCGCCTATGGAGAACTCTTCAAGGCAACCGGCGACGAACAATACGCTGATAAAGCAAAACGCACGTTCCAGCGCTTCATCGATCACAACCTCAATCCGCAAGGTGTCGAGCCAAAGTTGACATCGATCAGGCCGACTCGAGGGATCGGTTTCCCGATGATCACGATCGCGACGGCTCAAGAGCTTCGTCAGTCCATCGGCTTACTCGATGCCAATGAATGGATCGACCGCAGCCTCGACGATATTCGCCGCTTCCACATCAAAGTCGACCTTCAGTGCGTGATGGAGACGGTCAGTCCAACCGGCGAAATTATCGACCACTTCGACGGTCGCACGCTCAATCCCGGTCACGCGATCGAAGGTGCATGGTTCATCATGCATGAAGGCAAACTTCGCAGGGACGCTAGCCTGATTCAAACCGGCTGTCAGATGCTCGATTGGATGTGGCAGCGAGGTTGGGACGAAGAGTGCGGCGGAGTTCTTTATTTTGTTGATTTGAACGGATTGCCCGTCCAGGAGTATTGGCATGATATGAAATTCTGGTGGCCCCAAAACGAAACGATTGTCGCCACACTGTTGGCCTATGAACTGACCGGCGACAAGAAATACGCGGACTGGCACAGGCTCGTCCATGACTGGGCCTACGCACATTTTCCTTACAAAGAGTTTGGTGAGTGGTTCGGCTATCTTCACCGCGACGGCCGCATCAGTTCTCGATTGAAGGGCAACCTTTGGAAAGGGCCGTTTCACATGCCCCGCATGCAGCTAACTTGTTGGCAGTTGCTGGCAGCTACGTCGAAGTAG
- a CDS encoding nucleoside hydrolase-like domain-containing protein: MHNQRLYAVLLITMVTSIAVAQEDKPKPDSNGDKPRIITTTDLGADPDDEQSMVRLLVCANEFDIEGLIVSTGCWKKNQTDTGMLDKLVDAYAECVDNLKVHAAGFPSAEYLKSISIMGQEGYGMSDVGDGKDTPGSELIIASVDKDDPRPVWVGGWGGTNNVAQAIWKVRATRSKEELSRFLSKLRVFDILGQDDAGAWIAKNFPEVVYIRATGVYGWAPSDEYLKEHIQSHGPLGAVYPNRKWATEGDTPAFMHVYPNGLNDPDKIDQGGWGGRFDLTKKTSIKSMRAVKEEERLYDPYDMYGNTSEGSEAIKRWSTAYDNDFAARMDWSITGKYSDANHHPVAVVNGDTSRRVLQVTAAAGSTVNLSAVGSSDPDQDLLTYAWSFYKEPSSYSGEVKIKNHSEATARVAIPADAAGKNIHLVLELHDDGDPNLYAYRRVIVKVLAGQK, encoded by the coding sequence ATGCACAATCAACGCCTCTACGCTGTCCTGTTGATCACGATGGTGACCAGCATTGCTGTCGCCCAGGAAGACAAGCCAAAGCCCGATAGCAACGGCGACAAGCCACGCATCATCACGACCACCGACCTCGGTGCCGATCCCGATGACGAGCAATCGATGGTCCGTCTGTTGGTCTGCGCGAACGAGTTCGATATCGAAGGCTTGATCGTCTCGACCGGTTGCTGGAAGAAGAATCAGACCGACACCGGGATGCTCGACAAGCTAGTCGACGCGTATGCCGAGTGTGTTGATAACCTGAAAGTACATGCCGCAGGGTTTCCATCGGCCGAGTACTTGAAGTCCATCTCGATCATGGGCCAAGAAGGCTATGGCATGAGCGACGTTGGCGACGGAAAAGACACCCCCGGGTCGGAGCTGATCATTGCCTCGGTCGACAAAGACGATCCTCGCCCGGTTTGGGTTGGAGGCTGGGGCGGAACGAACAATGTCGCGCAGGCGATTTGGAAAGTTAGAGCAACGCGATCCAAAGAAGAATTGTCCAGGTTTCTCAGCAAACTGCGAGTGTTCGACATCCTTGGGCAGGACGATGCCGGCGCCTGGATCGCCAAGAACTTCCCCGAGGTTGTGTATATCCGCGCAACCGGTGTTTATGGCTGGGCGCCTTCCGACGAATATCTGAAGGAACACATTCAAAGTCATGGACCGCTCGGTGCCGTTTACCCAAACAGGAAATGGGCGACCGAGGGTGACACGCCAGCCTTCATGCACGTCTATCCGAATGGCCTGAACGATCCCGATAAAATTGATCAGGGTGGCTGGGGTGGACGATTTGACCTAACGAAAAAGACTAGCATCAAAAGTATGCGAGCCGTGAAGGAAGAAGAGAGGCTGTACGATCCTTACGACATGTATGGCAACACTTCGGAAGGCAGCGAGGCTATCAAACGCTGGAGCACTGCCTACGACAACGACTTCGCGGCACGCATGGATTGGAGCATCACCGGCAAATACTCCGACGCCAACCATCATCCGGTTGCGGTGGTCAACGGTGACACTTCGCGACGAGTTTTGCAGGTCACAGCAGCCGCTGGTTCGACAGTTAATCTAAGCGCCGTCGGATCCAGCGACCCCGACCAAGACTTGCTGACGTACGCATGGTCGTTCTACAAGGAACCAAGTTCGTACAGCGGCGAAGTGAAGATTAAAAATCACTCCGAAGCCACGGCCAGAGTAGCGATCCCCGCAGATGCAGCCGGAAAAAACATTCATTTAGTTCTGGAACTTCATGACGATGGAGATCCCAATCTCTACGCCTACCGCCGCGTCATTGTCAAAGTTCTGGCAGGACAGAAATAA
- a CDS encoding GntR family transcriptional regulator, producing MEQTLAERSYDYIREKLKRGELPPGKRLVNRVLASEIGVSVIPVREAIHRLASEGFIDHVPGSGAFVRKTDPQDIDDLYVLRDALESCAAGEAARYITEHQLDELNAILSEAEKIAAQISKRPKQHATKTQMNAWLDTEQRFHQLVFEAARNQLLAKVSREHRAIGQIFDAQRDDPQLLTSDVATSTVSGKRDLIDAFQKRDHQQARELMSQQIQRGRKEVLRHLRTVANR from the coding sequence ATGGAACAAACACTCGCCGAACGATCGTACGATTACATCCGCGAAAAGCTCAAGCGCGGCGAACTACCGCCGGGAAAGCGTTTAGTCAATCGCGTGCTGGCCAGCGAGATCGGTGTGAGCGTGATACCGGTTCGTGAAGCGATTCACCGCTTGGCCAGCGAAGGGTTCATCGACCATGTTCCGGGCAGCGGCGCATTCGTCCGCAAGACCGACCCACAAGACATCGACGACCTGTATGTTTTGCGAGATGCGTTAGAGAGCTGCGCCGCTGGCGAAGCGGCTCGGTACATCACAGAGCACCAGCTTGATGAACTGAATGCCATCTTGAGCGAGGCCGAAAAGATCGCCGCACAAATTTCGAAGAGGCCAAAGCAACACGCAACCAAAACGCAAATGAACGCTTGGCTAGATACAGAACAACGCTTCCACCAACTAGTGTTTGAAGCAGCCCGAAACCAACTTCTCGCCAAAGTGTCGCGGGAACATCGCGCCATCGGCCAGATTTTCGACGCGCAGCGCGACGACCCTCAGCTACTGACATCCGACGTCGCGACGTCAACCGTATCAGGTAAACGCGACCTGATCGACGCGTTTCAGAAACGCGATCACCAACAAGCTCGCGAATTGATGAGCCAACAAATCCAGCGTGGCCGCAAAGAGGTCCTCAGACACCTCAGGACTGTAGCAAATCGATAG
- a CDS encoding dihydrodipicolinate synthase family protein, whose protein sequence is MTTTNLSGLVAATYTPLNDEGDLNLRAIPSMVDHLLAQGIEGLYVCGSTGEGMSLTSDERRAVAEAYVQATAKRIPVIVQVGHNSVREASQLAKHAQAIGADVISATCPSYFKVSDVATLVQTMGEVASGAPELPFYYYHIPSLTGSAIDMGEFLLQAGDRIPNLVGLKYTDTKLFDFQHCLELQDGRFDVVWGCDEMLLGALATGARAGIGSTYNIAAPLYRRIIDAFATSNVEEARRWQSKSIELIRTIGKFPFHPAMKAILEMRGLKVGGCRLPQGRLSKADAASLRNELEVIGFDVEQAGGLAPAE, encoded by the coding sequence ATGACGACTACGAATTTAAGCGGTCTAGTAGCCGCAACCTACACACCGCTCAATGACGAGGGTGATTTGAACCTTCGTGCGATCCCGTCGATGGTTGATCACTTGCTCGCGCAAGGCATCGAAGGCTTGTATGTTTGTGGTAGTACGGGCGAAGGAATGTCGCTCACCAGCGATGAGCGTCGAGCGGTGGCGGAAGCTTACGTGCAAGCGACCGCGAAACGCATTCCCGTGATTGTGCAAGTTGGACACAACAGTGTGCGCGAAGCAAGTCAGCTTGCTAAGCATGCTCAGGCTATTGGCGCAGATGTCATCTCGGCAACCTGTCCGTCCTATTTCAAAGTGTCGGACGTTGCGACATTGGTGCAGACGATGGGGGAAGTTGCCAGTGGCGCACCCGAGTTGCCTTTCTATTACTACCACATTCCCTCGTTAACCGGTTCGGCAATTGATATGGGCGAATTCCTTTTGCAAGCCGGCGATCGAATCCCGAATCTGGTGGGTTTGAAATACACCGACACCAAGCTATTCGATTTCCAGCATTGCTTGGAATTGCAAGATGGACGTTTTGATGTGGTTTGGGGATGTGATGAAATGTTGTTAGGAGCACTGGCGACAGGCGCGCGTGCTGGCATCGGCAGTACGTACAACATCGCAGCACCATTGTACCGCCGAATCATCGATGCATTTGCGACGAGCAATGTGGAGGAAGCGAGACGATGGCAATCAAAATCAATCGAGCTAATTCGGACGATTGGGAAGTTTCCGTTTCATCCGGCGATGAAGGCAATTCTGGAGATGCGTGGTTTGAAAGTGGGGGGATGTCGATTGCCTCAAGGACGATTGTCAAAGGCGGATGCCGCGTCCTTGCGGAATGAGTTGGAAGTAATCGGGTTCGACGTAGAGCAGGCTGGCGGCCTGGCACCTGCGGAATGA
- a CDS encoding DUF1593 domain-containing protein, whose product MLDQFNVVTRLAVFLFIFAAATDGLAQEASRAADGALAGKRYRVVVSTDIGGTDPDDFQSMVHLLVYSDVLDIEGLISSPFGPGRKQDILDVLDCYDRDYTNLKTYSHQYPTPDALRAITKQGETEIAPHIGVRASTEGSRWLVECARRDDPRPLHVLVWGGIEDLAQALHDAPDILPKLRVYYIGGPNKKWGPNAYQYIADHHSDLWIIEANSTYRGWFTGGDQSGNWGNKEFVRQHIAGHGALGDFFNSKMNSIKMGDTPSVGWLLSGKPEDPSQPGWGGQFVRAWTRPYSRFDRLTTPDDKMEVFGVLELVLPLGSNRPEKPETQLMVENQVIPGHVSDNGTVKFRFCPKAAKTYPFSIRSNVVALDGKTGGIKSVAPAADIALHPSPTLSHWWTDDPAPQFAEREHHGAKTVSRWREDFLGDFAKRMLRCKTPSITETKR is encoded by the coding sequence ATGTTGGATCAATTCAACGTGGTCACAAGACTTGCAGTGTTCTTGTTCATCTTCGCCGCTGCAACGGATGGGTTGGCGCAGGAAGCAAGTCGCGCAGCTGACGGCGCATTGGCTGGCAAGCGCTACCGAGTCGTTGTTTCAACTGACATTGGCGGCACCGATCCCGATGATTTTCAATCGATGGTGCATCTGCTTGTTTACTCTGACGTGTTGGATATCGAAGGACTGATTTCGTCGCCGTTTGGACCAGGCCGCAAGCAGGACATTCTGGACGTACTCGATTGCTACGACAGAGACTATACAAATCTAAAAACGTATTCGCATCAATATCCAACGCCAGATGCATTGCGAGCGATCACAAAGCAGGGCGAAACCGAAATCGCTCCCCATATCGGCGTGCGAGCATCCACGGAAGGTTCGCGGTGGCTAGTCGAATGTGCGCGGCGAGATGATCCGAGACCGCTGCACGTGCTTGTCTGGGGTGGCATTGAGGATCTTGCTCAGGCATTGCACGATGCGCCGGATATCCTGCCGAAGCTGCGGGTCTATTACATCGGCGGCCCCAACAAGAAGTGGGGACCGAATGCTTACCAGTACATCGCCGACCATCATTCCGATCTCTGGATCATCGAAGCGAATTCAACCTATCGCGGTTGGTTCACGGGTGGCGATCAATCGGGCAATTGGGGCAATAAGGAATTCGTGAGGCAACATATTGCCGGCCACGGAGCCCTTGGCGATTTCTTCAACTCGAAAATGAACTCCATCAAAATGGGCGATACGCCTTCGGTGGGCTGGCTACTGAGCGGGAAGCCCGAAGACCCGTCACAGCCCGGATGGGGCGGTCAGTTCGTTCGCGCTTGGACGAGGCCCTATTCGCGATTTGACCGCCTCACTACGCCGGATGATAAGATGGAAGTGTTTGGCGTTCTGGAACTGGTGTTGCCCCTGGGCAGCAACAGGCCGGAGAAGCCCGAAACGCAGCTGATGGTTGAGAATCAAGTGATTCCCGGCCACGTTTCGGACAACGGCACGGTGAAATTTCGCTTCTGCCCCAAAGCCGCAAAAACCTATCCGTTCTCAATCCGCAGCAATGTCGTCGCGCTCGATGGTAAGACTGGCGGAATCAAGTCCGTCGCTCCTGCAGCCGACATCGCACTGCATCCGTCACCAACCCTTTCGCACTGGTGGACCGATGATCCTGCTCCTCAGTTCGCCGAACGCGAGCACCATGGTGCAAAAACTGTGAGTCGCTGGCGAGAAGATTTTCTCGGCGACTTCGCAAAACGCATGTTGCGATGCAAAACCCCTTCCATCACTGAAACGAAACGTTAA
- a CDS encoding sialidase family protein, which yields MKCFFLLAVAVACVVCCCTNGLADEPAFSQTVFQMRDIPVGVPREGHAKDAKAYGYRIPSLLVTSKGSILAFAERRLGFHDHAQNDIVLKRSTDNGNSWSDEIVAYENGMNSINDPLTVQLDSGRILLMFARFPYGRHARNAGWIKQAELGYDDPAVNVLTFLCHSDDDGLTWSKPVDISRQVKPSQFVNANTPGAMVQLSKGPHKGRVITGLWGALPPAKDGKLSWQVVAAYSDDNGETWKRTEPLEDESGEGFPNECQVAEAANGDIVLVSRNHEGVTFRKKAISHDSGETWGPVNIDQGLPSVACMGALIKGPVKDGGTWDLWASFPSNSGRENGQIVVSRDNGQSWQIVEIISGPFAYSTLQVASDQKSLLCFYEAANREVILVAIPFSELQ from the coding sequence ATGAAGTGCTTTTTTCTTCTCGCGGTCGCGGTCGCCTGCGTGGTTTGTTGCTGCACCAATGGCTTGGCTGATGAACCCGCTTTTTCGCAAACGGTTTTTCAGATGCGAGACATCCCGGTCGGTGTTCCTCGAGAAGGTCATGCGAAAGATGCGAAGGCGTACGGGTATCGAATTCCGTCGTTGTTGGTCACAAGCAAGGGAAGCATTCTCGCGTTCGCGGAACGGCGACTCGGTTTTCACGATCATGCTCAGAATGACATTGTTCTGAAACGCAGCACGGACAACGGCAATTCGTGGAGTGATGAGATCGTTGCGTATGAAAACGGCATGAATTCGATCAACGATCCGTTGACGGTGCAGCTTGACAGTGGCCGCATCTTATTGATGTTCGCGCGTTTTCCTTACGGTCGGCACGCTAGAAACGCAGGTTGGATCAAGCAGGCTGAACTTGGTTACGACGACCCGGCGGTGAACGTCCTGACTTTTCTTTGTCATAGTGATGATGACGGTTTGACGTGGAGCAAGCCCGTTGACATCAGCCGGCAAGTTAAGCCTTCGCAGTTTGTAAACGCGAACACTCCGGGAGCGATGGTCCAATTGTCGAAGGGACCGCATAAGGGGCGAGTGATTACGGGGCTTTGGGGAGCGTTGCCGCCAGCAAAGGATGGAAAGCTTTCGTGGCAAGTTGTCGCTGCTTATAGCGATGATAACGGAGAAACATGGAAGCGAACCGAGCCATTGGAAGATGAAAGTGGTGAGGGATTTCCAAACGAATGTCAGGTCGCTGAAGCCGCCAATGGCGATATCGTTTTGGTCAGTCGCAATCATGAGGGCGTGACGTTCCGCAAGAAAGCGATCAGTCATGATAGTGGCGAGACATGGGGACCGGTGAACATCGACCAAGGCTTGCCATCAGTAGCCTGTATGGGGGCGTTGATCAAAGGCCCTGTTAAAGATGGCGGCACATGGGATTTGTGGGCTTCGTTTCCATCGAACTCGGGTCGCGAAAACGGCCAGATTGTGGTTTCGAGGGATAACGGCCAGTCGTGGCAGATCGTGGAGATCATTTCGGGGCCCTTTGCCTATTCGACTCTGCAAGTCGCATCAGATCAAAAGAGTCTGCTTTGTTTTTACGAAGCGGCTAATCGGGAAGTGATTCTGGTTGCGATTCCATTCAGCGAGTTGCAATAA
- a CDS encoding sodium:solute symporter family transporter: MNQILRVLILVAATVFSSFATAQELLSWNELPPVPDELGLAGPFVGVHNDAMIVAGGANFPQPVWDNDKVWHDHVFVMKRSVDGFTWKDGGRLDRAVAYGTTVSTEDGVVCIGGNDSAETFDDVFMLSWDAESDQIATVVFPALPKPCAFSAATMIGDVIYVAGGQSGQSLETAMTNFWSLDLSKRSSPGDFVWKELPALPGPSRALNLTVSQHNGYNDCVYVISGRRQDGPAEEESSFDFLRDVWEYNPQTSQWRQRSDAPRCVMAGTSIKYGQSHVFVLGGATEKLFFQGDGLKDDHPGFVKESLAYHTITDTWVTAGSMPANHVTTTAMQWGNDIVVATGEIRPRVRSPNVYRVSVNRTERHFGRFNYVVLIGYLLSMVGVGVYFARKNKNTDDFFRGGGHVPWWAAGCSIFATMLSSLTFTGLPSKAYAQDWVYSIGNFTIPLVAIVAVYIAMPFFRRIDATSAYEYLEKRFSRSVRLFGSASFTLFHLFRMAVVMSLTSLALAVATPLTPAQSVLLMGVLSILYCTMGGVEAVIWTDTIQTVVLLGGALIAIILLVIGTDGGASGFLSAANASDKIQIVNLHLSPTSARIALWVIVVGAIGQNLSSYTADQAVVQRYMTTADEKLAARSIWTNAVLTIPATLLFFGIGTALYAFYRSHPERLDPTITTDQVFPYFIAHEMPIGLAGLIVASVFAAAQSTVSTSMNSTATALVTDFLRPYNVCKTDGGYLNAARGLTLLMGLVGTLLGLVFVNPEIKSLFDTFLVVIGLFMGVLGGLFVLGGTTTRANSTGALFGALVGAAVMFSLWKFTAINGYLYTSCGITSCFVVGYLVSLVTPKPTGDLTGLTIHTLQKM; this comes from the coding sequence ATGAATCAAATCCTGCGTGTCCTCATTCTTGTCGCTGCAACTGTGTTTTCTTCGTTCGCAACTGCTCAGGAACTGCTGTCCTGGAACGAATTGCCGCCGGTGCCGGATGAACTTGGGCTCGCTGGTCCGTTTGTTGGTGTTCACAATGACGCGATGATCGTCGCGGGCGGCGCAAATTTCCCTCAGCCCGTCTGGGACAACGACAAAGTTTGGCACGATCACGTTTTCGTGATGAAGCGAAGTGTTGATGGCTTCACGTGGAAAGACGGTGGCAGACTTGACCGTGCGGTTGCGTACGGGACAACGGTCTCGACCGAGGACGGAGTGGTTTGCATCGGCGGGAACGACTCGGCCGAAACCTTCGACGACGTATTCATGCTTAGCTGGGATGCCGAGTCCGATCAGATCGCTACGGTTGTATTTCCTGCGCTGCCAAAGCCATGTGCTTTTTCTGCTGCGACCATGATCGGCGATGTGATCTATGTGGCGGGTGGACAAAGCGGCCAATCGCTGGAAACAGCGATGACGAATTTCTGGTCGCTTGATCTGTCGAAACGTTCTAGCCCGGGCGATTTCGTTTGGAAAGAGTTACCCGCGTTGCCGGGACCTTCTCGGGCCTTGAACCTGACCGTCAGCCAGCACAATGGCTATAACGACTGCGTGTACGTCATCAGTGGAAGGCGGCAAGACGGTCCGGCGGAGGAAGAATCAAGCTTCGATTTTTTGCGAGACGTCTGGGAATACAATCCGCAGACAAGTCAGTGGCGACAACGAAGCGACGCTCCGCGATGCGTGATGGCGGGCACGAGTATTAAGTACGGCCAAAGTCATGTGTTTGTACTTGGCGGCGCGACCGAGAAACTGTTCTTCCAGGGTGACGGACTGAAGGACGATCATCCCGGTTTTGTTAAAGAATCACTCGCCTATCACACCATTACCGACACGTGGGTTACCGCTGGATCGATGCCCGCCAACCATGTCACGACAACCGCAATGCAGTGGGGCAACGACATCGTCGTTGCGACCGGCGAAATCCGACCGCGTGTCCGCAGTCCAAACGTGTATCGCGTTTCAGTCAATCGAACGGAACGTCATTTTGGAAGGTTTAACTATGTCGTGTTGATTGGTTACCTGCTGTCGATGGTTGGCGTTGGCGTATATTTTGCAAGAAAAAACAAAAACACCGACGACTTTTTTCGTGGTGGAGGTCACGTCCCATGGTGGGCGGCAGGATGCAGCATCTTCGCGACGATGCTCAGTTCGCTGACATTTACTGGGCTTCCGTCTAAAGCATATGCACAGGATTGGGTGTACTCGATCGGCAACTTCACGATTCCGCTGGTTGCCATCGTCGCCGTGTATATCGCGATGCCGTTTTTTCGCCGTATCGACGCGACCAGCGCGTATGAATATCTAGAGAAGCGATTTAGTCGTTCCGTTCGACTGTTTGGAAGTGCGAGTTTTACGTTGTTTCATTTGTTTCGCATGGCTGTTGTCATGTCGTTAACCAGTTTGGCACTGGCCGTCGCCACGCCGCTGACGCCGGCTCAATCCGTTTTGCTGATGGGCGTGTTGAGCATTTTGTATTGCACGATGGGCGGTGTCGAAGCAGTGATCTGGACCGACACAATTCAAACAGTCGTCCTGCTTGGCGGAGCACTCATTGCGATCATATTGTTGGTCATCGGGACCGACGGTGGTGCCAGCGGGTTTCTGTCCGCAGCCAACGCTTCGGATAAAATTCAAATTGTGAATCTTCACCTGAGTCCGACCAGTGCTCGGATCGCACTATGGGTGATCGTCGTCGGTGCGATCGGTCAGAATCTTTCGTCGTACACGGCCGATCAGGCAGTTGTGCAACGCTACATGACAACGGCTGATGAAAAACTCGCTGCGCGTTCGATCTGGACGAATGCGGTGCTGACGATTCCGGCAACGTTGCTGTTTTTCGGAATCGGCACCGCTTTGTATGCGTTCTATCGGTCGCATCCGGAACGGCTTGACCCAACGATCACAACCGACCAAGTATTTCCATATTTTATTGCCCATGAAATGCCGATCGGGTTGGCGGGATTGATAGTTGCTAGTGTCTTTGCCGCTGCGCAGTCGACGGTTTCGACCAGCATGAATTCCACAGCAACGGCATTGGTGACCGACTTTCTGCGCCCCTACAACGTTTGCAAAACCGATGGTGGATATTTGAACGCGGCTCGCGGCTTGACACTATTGATGGGCTTAGTTGGGACGCTGCTTGGGTTGGTCTTTGTCAATCCGGAAATCAAATCACTGTTCGATACGTTTCTGGTCGTGATCGGTTTGTTCATGGGAGTGCTGGGCGGGCTATTTGTTTTGGGCGGCACCACGACACGCGCTAATTCTACCGGTGCCCTGTTCGGCGCTTTGGTTGGCGCGGCCGTGATGTTCAGTCTGTGGAAGTTCACGGCTATCAACGGATACTTGTACACGTCGTGTGGAATCACTTCGTGTTTCGTCGTTGGCTATCTGGTAAGTCTCGTCACGCCGAAACCAACTGGCGACTTAACAGGGCTAACCATTCACACGCTACAAAAAATGTAG